Within the Pseudomonas guangdongensis genome, the region ATCGACCGTGGTGCGCGCCCGCCACAGCGTCCACACGGCCGCCAGCATCAGTCCCAGCGCCGCCAGGGCGAGCAGCACGGCCAGCCCGCGCAGCGTCGCGCTGTCGAGGCGGGCGGCGGGCCAGGCGCGGTGCAGCGCCCAGCCGCCCAGCGCGCAGAGCGCGGCGAGCAGTGGCGGCGGCATCCAGCGGTGCAGGGTGGCGAGCATCGGGCGGGCCTCGTTCAGTCGTCCTGCCAGGGACAATAGCAGCCCACCGCCAGGGTGCCGGTGCTCTGTAGCGGGCGGCCGGCGAGCAGCGCCTCGATCACCGGCTCGATGAAGCTGTTGGCCGAGGTGCATACCGCGCCTTCGCTGTAGGGGCCGACGTAGGCCAGGTTGCCGTCGCGGTCCCAGATCGCCACCGCCGGGCTGGCCGGCAGCCGCTCGGCGCCGGGCAGCTCGGCCAGCGGCCGCAGGGCGCCCAGGCTGTCGGGCAGGCGGCCGCGACTGCCGGGTTTCTGCCAGACGTAGAAGTCGACGCCCTGGCCGGCGAAGTGGTCGAGCAGCTCGGCCAGGTGCTGCTGGTTGCCGACGTTGCACGGGCACGGCGGGTCCCACAGGTGCACCACGCGGATCGTCCCGCTGCCGGCCAGCTCGGCGGGCAGGCGCAGGGCGCCGGCGTCGAACAGCACGGTGCTTTCGCCGAACGGGCGGATGTAGCGGGCCTGATACCAGGCGTACAGGCTGCCCAGGCCGATCACCCAGAGCAGAACGAATAGACTGACGAAGACGGTCTTGCGGCGCGAAGCGGACATGGTGGTGGAACTGGTCGGCCAAGGGGCGCCC harbors:
- a CDS encoding DUF6436 domain-containing protein — encoded protein: MSASRRKTVFVSLFVLLWVIGLGSLYAWYQARYIRPFGESTVLFDAGALRLPAELAGSGTIRVVHLWDPPCPCNVGNQQHLAELLDHFAGQGVDFYVWQKPGSRGRLPDSLGALRPLAELPGAERLPASPAVAIWDRDGNLAYVGPYSEGAVCTSANSFIEPVIEALLAGRPLQSTGTLAVGCYCPWQDD